In the Chryseobacterium sp. MYb264 genome, one interval contains:
- a CDS encoding cell division protein FtsQ/DivIB, whose product MKNKYRILKIAITVIILGFLLSFSLKKFNGQTITDNKISVKMNEKTPVYFVDEKDIREIVKKENPSGKVGDIDIPTLEKKINALPAVDSANVYLNLNGKLNLDIKQRIPVFRLNYDGKDFYVDEKGIEFPISKTYSHPCMLVTGKVKREEYAKLAELVEKIDKDDFSKKFFIGVSKDRNGDFNLLTSEGNYRVEIGDLDNIDFKVKGFKTFVEKYLVFQDPQKYNMVSVKYQNQIVTTLNPYFKENDSILKAGNKELAKVPTPTAVKKTTETKKETKKPSSASAKPKESIKPKTKPKPKENPKTEKKPTAAKPKTKAKVKIE is encoded by the coding sequence ATGAAAAATAAATACAGAATATTAAAAATTGCCATCACAGTAATCATCCTTGGGTTTCTGTTGAGTTTCTCTTTGAAGAAATTCAATGGTCAGACGATTACTGACAATAAAATTTCTGTAAAGATGAATGAGAAGACACCTGTTTATTTTGTTGATGAAAAAGACATTCGCGAGATTGTAAAAAAAGAAAATCCGTCGGGTAAAGTTGGAGATATTGATATTCCGACACTGGAAAAGAAAATAAATGCGCTTCCGGCTGTTGACAGTGCCAATGTTTATTTAAATTTAAATGGAAAATTGAATTTAGATATTAAGCAGAGAATTCCGGTTTTCAGATTGAATTATGATGGAAAAGATTTCTATGTAGATGAAAAAGGGATTGAGTTTCCTATATCGAAAACCTATTCCCACCCCTGTATGTTGGTAACAGGAAAGGTGAAGAGAGAGGAATATGCAAAACTGGCAGAGTTGGTTGAAAAAATTGATAAAGATGATTTCAGTAAAAAATTCTTTATTGGTGTTTCAAAAGACCGGAACGGAGATTTTAATCTTTTGACCAGTGAAGGAAACTACAGAGTGGAAATTGGTGATCTGGATAATATTGATTTTAAAGTAAAAGGCTTTAAAACATTTGTCGAAAAATACCTTGTATTTCAGGATCCTCAAAAGTACAATATGGTTTCGGTGAAATATCAAAATCAGATTGTAACCACTTTAAATCCTTATTTTAAAGAAAATGACAGTATTTTAAAGGCTGGAAATAAAGAACTCGCAAAAGTTCCTACTCCAACCGCTGTAAAGAAAACAACCGAGACCAAAAAAGAAACTAAAAAACCTAGCTCTGCTTCGGCAAAACCGAAGGAAAGTATAAAACCAAAAACTAAACCCAAACCCAAGGAGAACCCAAAAACAGAGAAGAAACCCACGGCCGCAAAACCGAAGACTAAAGCAAAGGTTAAAATAGAATAA
- the murC gene encoding UDP-N-acetylmuramate--L-alanine ligase encodes MKVLETYQNFYFVGIGGIGMSALARYFHASGKKVSGYDKTNTKLTQTLMSEGIDIVFEDVIDERITSLQKENTLVIYTPAIKVLRILDYFNDHQFEVLKRAKVLGLITENTDCIAVAGTHGKTTTSTLVSHLCKEADLPFSCFLGGISENFKSNFLYNGSQYSVVEADEYDRSFLNLSPDWAVVTSTDADHLDIYGDKNTIEEGFRQFAALVPNDKQLFVRKGIEIGRPHITYAVNEVADYYADNLRMEGDQNYFDFHTPTETIKDFVWDVPGIHNVENATVALAILSNLGVDFETLKKAIANFKGIKRRYTKHRYENGKIYIDDYAHHPTEINAVMSSIRTFYPEKKLLVVFQPHLFSRTRDFADGFAESLSQADELILLDIYPARELQENFEGITSDWLIKKVNLDKKEVSTLSEAFDKIKEKDFDIILTVGAGNIDTLYDPICELMENK; translated from the coding sequence ATGAAAGTTTTAGAAACATATCAAAATTTTTACTTCGTTGGAATCGGAGGTATCGGAATGAGTGCTTTAGCACGTTATTTCCATGCTTCAGGCAAGAAAGTTTCTGGCTATGATAAAACCAACACCAAACTTACTCAGACTTTAATGAGTGAGGGAATTGATATTGTTTTTGAAGATGTTATTGATGAAAGAATCACTTCGCTTCAGAAGGAAAATACATTAGTAATTTATACTCCTGCCATCAAGGTTTTAAGGATTTTAGATTATTTTAATGATCATCAGTTTGAAGTTTTAAAAAGAGCAAAAGTTCTAGGTTTAATTACAGAAAATACAGATTGTATTGCTGTTGCCGGAACTCATGGAAAAACAACGACTTCTACCCTAGTTTCGCACTTGTGCAAAGAAGCAGATTTGCCTTTCTCATGTTTTTTAGGTGGAATTTCCGAGAATTTTAAATCGAATTTCCTTTATAATGGTTCGCAATATTCTGTTGTTGAAGCAGATGAATATGACAGAAGTTTCCTTAACCTTTCTCCGGATTGGGCGGTAGTAACTTCCACAGATGCAGATCATTTGGATATTTATGGTGATAAAAATACCATTGAAGAAGGTTTCCGACAATTTGCAGCCTTAGTTCCGAATGACAAACAGCTTTTTGTAAGAAAAGGAATTGAGATCGGAAGACCCCATATCACGTATGCAGTAAATGAAGTAGCTGATTATTACGCGGATAACCTAAGAATGGAAGGCGATCAAAATTATTTTGATTTCCATACTCCAACAGAAACGATTAAAGATTTTGTTTGGGATGTTCCCGGAATTCATAATGTGGAAAATGCAACGGTTGCATTAGCCATTTTAAGCAATTTGGGCGTTGATTTCGAAACCCTGAAAAAAGCAATTGCCAATTTTAAAGGAATTAAAAGAAGATATACCAAGCACAGATACGAAAACGGTAAAATTTACATCGACGATTACGCGCATCATCCAACGGAAATCAATGCGGTGATGAGCTCGATCCGGACTTTTTACCCTGAAAAGAAATTATTGGTGGTTTTTCAACCTCATCTTTTCAGCAGAACGAGAGATTTCGCAGACGGATTTGCAGAAAGTTTAAGTCAGGCTGATGAATTGATTTTGCTTGATATTTATCCTGCGAGAGAACTTCAGGAAAATTTTGAAGGAATTACTTCAGATTGGTTAATAAAAAAAGTTAATTTAGATAAAAAGGAAGTTTCAACATTAAGTGAAGCTTTCGATAAAATAAAAGAAAAAGATTTTGATATCATTCTTACAGTAGGTGCAGGAAATATTGATACGCTGTATGATCCTATTTGTGAATTGATGGAAAATAAATAA
- the murG gene encoding undecaprenyldiphospho-muramoylpentapeptide beta-N-acetylglucosaminyltransferase: MNNQSSNSQKPKAIRVLLSGGGTGGHIFPAIAIADEIRKRFPDAEFLFIGANGKMEMEKVPQAGYKIEGIDIAGIDRGNMLSNLGLPFKILKSLSKSKRIIKNFAPDFAVGTGGFASGPALYEASKMGIPIFIQEQNAHAGVTNKILSKKAKAVFTAYPKVEGFPAEKIKFLGNPIRSTIVSGMQETSQAKEKMGLDKEKLTILSVGGSLGSRTLNNGWKENLENLKEKGYQLIWQTGKLDYKEIVDGFQLTVDGKNQQPATNNQIKIKEFIKDMETAYSAADVIVSRAGAIAISELAVAQKPVLLVPFPFAAEDHQTKNAMNLVEKNAARMVKDSEMQEKFWNMLSEICENENIRKEMSDNLKYFAKPNAAKEIVDEIFKVIK, translated from the coding sequence ATGAACAATCAATCATCCAATAGCCAAAAGCCAAAAGCCATCCGCGTTTTACTATCGGGTGGAGGAACAGGAGGTCACATCTTCCCTGCCATTGCTATTGCAGACGAAATCAGAAAGAGATTTCCTGATGCAGAGTTTTTGTTCATCGGAGCCAACGGAAAAATGGAAATGGAAAAAGTTCCGCAGGCAGGTTATAAGATTGAAGGAATTGATATTGCCGGAATCGACAGAGGAAATATGCTGTCGAATTTAGGGCTACCCTTTAAGATTTTAAAAAGTTTATCTAAATCTAAAAGAATCATTAAAAATTTTGCTCCGGATTTCGCGGTGGGAACTGGTGGTTTCGCAAGCGGACCGGCTTTGTATGAAGCCAGCAAAATGGGAATTCCGATTTTTATTCAGGAGCAGAATGCCCATGCAGGAGTCACGAATAAAATATTAAGTAAAAAAGCTAAAGCCGTGTTTACAGCCTATCCGAAAGTGGAAGGCTTTCCGGCTGAAAAAATAAAATTTCTGGGGAATCCGATTCGTTCAACTATAGTTTCAGGAATGCAGGAAACATCTCAGGCAAAAGAAAAAATGGGCTTGGATAAAGAAAAGCTGACGATTTTATCAGTCGGCGGATCTTTAGGCTCAAGAACATTAAACAACGGGTGGAAAGAAAACCTTGAAAACCTAAAAGAAAAAGGGTATCAATTGATCTGGCAAACAGGAAAACTGGATTATAAAGAAATTGTTGATGGTTTTCAGTTGACAGTTGATGGAAAAAACCAGCAACCAGCAACCAACAACCAGATAAAAATCAAGGAATTCATCAAAGACATGGAAACAGCCTATTCTGCAGCAGATGTGATTGTTTCGAGAGCGGGAGCGATTGCCATTTCAGAGTTGGCGGTAGCGCAAAAGCCTGTTTTATTGGTTCCTTTCCCTTTTGCAGCGGAAGATCATCAAACCAAAAATGCGATGAATCTGGTTGAAAAAAATGCAGCCAGAATGGTAAAAGACTCCGAAATGCAGGAAAAATTCTGGAATATGCTTTCAGAAATCTGCGAAAATGAAAATATAAGAAAAGAAATGTCCGACAATCTGAAATATTTTGCCAAGCCGAATGCCGCAAAAGAGATTGTAGATGAGATTTTTAAAGTGATAAAGTAA
- a CDS encoding FtsW/RodA/SpoVE family cell cycle protein: MNEHDTENRFEFLKGDKVLWMVILVISIFSIFPVYSASSNLEYIVNNGTTTGHVIKHMFFVVLGLGIMRVVGMVKYEYIGKLSSILLGLMIVLLIVTMFTGQTIDGASASRWLKIPGTPISFQPSSFAFLMLIIYLCRYLTKKITRERLPIENIMYIFGPILLVFVLVAKDNGSTALMILMVSVVVLVIGQLHWKYIAGFISASFVAIVFFLLIALNTNMIGGNRVHTWMSRIETFTSSKAKTADVDDESVKAKNYQVMQAKAAIVHGGITGMGPGKSALKQMLPQSASDFIFAVIVEEYGVIGAVFLISLYLIMMIRIVMIASKMPAFFGSLLVLSLGVMIFIQLSVNIAVAVNLIPVTGQPLPLISYGGTSMLVTYLQLGIILNISSRIQIYDEEGMGKKQSIVEINDIA; this comes from the coding sequence ATGAACGAACACGATACAGAAAACAGATTTGAATTCCTGAAGGGCGATAAAGTACTTTGGATGGTCATTCTTGTGATCTCCATTTTCTCTATTTTCCCTGTTTATTCTGCAAGTTCGAATCTGGAATATATTGTAAATAACGGGACCACAACAGGTCACGTGATCAAGCATATGTTCTTCGTAGTCTTAGGTTTGGGAATCATGAGAGTAGTAGGAATGGTGAAATACGAATATATCGGAAAGCTCAGCAGTATTTTGCTCGGCTTAATGATTGTTTTGCTGATTGTCACCATGTTTACCGGGCAGACCATTGACGGAGCGAGTGCTTCCCGTTGGTTGAAAATTCCGGGAACGCCTATTTCCTTCCAGCCATCTTCGTTTGCGTTTTTAATGTTGATTATTTATCTCTGTAGATATTTAACTAAAAAAATAACCAGAGAACGGCTTCCGATTGAGAACATTATGTACATTTTCGGACCTATTTTATTGGTTTTCGTTTTGGTTGCAAAAGATAACGGTTCTACGGCATTAATGATCTTAATGGTTTCCGTAGTTGTTTTGGTTATAGGCCAATTGCACTGGAAATATATTGCAGGATTTATTTCTGCATCATTCGTGGCAATTGTTTTCTTTTTATTGATTGCTTTAAATACCAATATGATCGGCGGAAACCGTGTTCACACATGGATGAGCCGTATCGAAACTTTTACATCAAGCAAAGCAAAAACGGCCGATGTAGATGATGAAAGTGTAAAAGCCAAGAATTATCAGGTGATGCAGGCGAAAGCAGCCATTGTTCACGGCGGAATTACAGGGATGGGACCAGGGAAGAGCGCGTTAAAGCAAATGCTTCCACAATCCGCCTCCGACTTCATTTTCGCAGTCATTGTTGAAGAATATGGAGTAATTGGTGCAGTTTTTCTGATTAGTTTATATTTAATTATGATGATTCGTATCGTAATGATAGCCAGTAAGATGCCCGCATTTTTCGGATCGTTGCTCGTTCTCAGTCTCGGTGTGATGATTTTTATACAACTCTCTGTAAATATTGCAGTTGCGGTCAATTTAATCCCTGTTACCGGGCAGCCGCTGCCATTGATAAGTTACGGAGGTACCTCAATGCTGGTAACATATTTGCAGTTAGGAATTATCCTGAATATCAGCTCCAGAATTCAGATTTACGATGAAGAAGGCATGGGCAAAAAACAAAGCATCGTCGAAATTAACGACATCGCTTAA
- the murD gene encoding UDP-N-acetylmuramoyl-L-alanine--D-glutamate ligase: MKIVVLGGGESGCGAAYLAKKKGMEVFLSDKGAIKDNYKQFLVENGIEFEEENHNEERILNADWIVKSPGIPKKAEMIKKIHEKGIRLSSEIEFASEFTDAKIIAITGSNGKTTTTSLIYYILKNDGLNVGLGGNIGYSFAKQVADENHEYYVLEVSSFQLDDIQNFRPYISLLLNLSQDHLDQYNYNYEEYALAKFRITENQENDNFFIYNKDDEMSKNLLEKLEIKAKMIPFSTKEHLAEGGFINDDKIEVKLKDDFSMKIDELSLIGTHNVANSLAASIAGKILKINNESIRNSLMTFQAVEHRLELVTEIDGIKYINDSKATNVNATYYALESMKTPTVWIVGGLDKGNDYTEIEDLVKRKVKAIVCLGIDNEKIINFFKDKKEFIYDTSSMEKAVEISKSLAKKGDTILLSPCCASFDLFKSYEDRGRQFKEQVLKANGN; this comes from the coding sequence ATGAAAATAGTTGTTCTAGGAGGAGGAGAAAGCGGTTGTGGTGCTGCTTATTTGGCTAAAAAGAAAGGTATGGAAGTTTTTCTTTCAGACAAGGGAGCCATTAAGGATAATTATAAGCAATTTCTTGTTGAAAACGGAATTGAGTTTGAGGAAGAGAACCACAATGAAGAAAGAATTTTAAATGCAGACTGGATTGTAAAAAGTCCGGGAATTCCGAAAAAAGCGGAAATGATTAAAAAGATTCATGAGAAAGGCATCAGGCTTTCTTCTGAAATTGAATTTGCTTCGGAGTTTACTGATGCTAAAATCATCGCGATTACAGGAAGTAACGGGAAAACAACAACTACGTCTTTAATCTATTATATCTTGAAAAATGACGGATTAAATGTAGGTTTAGGCGGAAACATCGGGTACAGTTTTGCAAAGCAGGTGGCCGATGAAAACCACGAATATTATGTATTAGAGGTTAGTTCTTTCCAATTAGATGATATTCAGAATTTTAGACCATATATTTCTTTATTGTTGAATTTGTCTCAGGATCATTTGGATCAGTACAATTACAATTATGAAGAATATGCTTTAGCTAAATTCAGAATTACTGAAAATCAGGAGAATGATAATTTCTTCATCTACAATAAAGATGATGAAATGAGTAAAAATCTGCTGGAAAAATTAGAAATTAAAGCGAAAATGATTCCTTTTTCAACAAAAGAGCATTTAGCGGAAGGAGGTTTTATTAATGATGATAAAATAGAGGTTAAATTAAAGGATGATTTCTCAATGAAAATTGACGAGTTATCATTAATTGGAACTCATAATGTGGCGAATAGCCTGGCTGCATCAATAGCCGGTAAGATTTTGAAAATCAACAATGAAAGCATAAGAAATTCATTAATGACTTTTCAGGCGGTTGAACACAGATTAGAGCTGGTCACTGAAATTGATGGCATAAAATACATCAATGACAGCAAAGCAACCAACGTGAATGCCACTTATTATGCGTTGGAAAGTATGAAAACCCCGACCGTTTGGATTGTTGGTGGCTTAGATAAAGGAAATGACTATACCGAAATTGAAGATTTAGTTAAAAGAAAAGTAAAGGCAATTGTATGCTTAGGAATTGATAATGAGAAAATTATCAATTTCTTTAAAGATAAGAAAGAGTTCATTTACGACACCTCGAGCATGGAAAAAGCAGTTGAGATTTCAAAATCTTTGGCTAAAAAAGGAGATACGATTTTACTTTCTCCTTGTTGTGCAAGTTTTGATCTTTTCAAAAGCTATGAAGACAGAGGTCGACAGTTTAAAGAGCAAGTATTAAAAGCCAATGGCAATTAG
- the mraY gene encoding phospho-N-acetylmuramoyl-pentapeptide-transferase, with translation MLYYLYEYLTAHGIHVPGLGMLKYISFRAGMAVLFSLIIALVYGKRIINYLRAKQMGELVRDLGLDGQKQKEGTPTMGGLIIILATIIPVLLFTRITNVYIVLLLVSMLWMGAIGFVDDYLKKIKKNKDGLSGKFKIIGQVGLGLIIGVTMYFHPDITVKRKYADAKVVNRNNVEQNFMPTEKITVSTVPFAKNNEFDYSGILFWMNDKDAHEWAWIVFIPIVIFIVTAVSNGANITDGIDGLAAGTSVVILLVLALFAYVSGNIIFADYLNIMFLPNMGETTIFAVAMVGAVIGFFWYNTYPAQVFMGDTGSLMLGGVIAVLAVILRKELLIPVLCGIFLIENLSVMLQVVVFKYRKRKYGLEYAQNNRLFRMSPLHHHYQKGGFHESKIVNRMIIIGVILAIVCLITLKMR, from the coding sequence ATGTTATACTATCTATACGAATATTTAACCGCCCACGGAATTCACGTTCCCGGATTGGGAATGTTGAAATACATTTCCTTCCGAGCAGGGATGGCAGTTTTATTTTCTTTGATCATTGCTCTTGTATACGGTAAGAGAATCATTAACTATCTGAGAGCAAAACAGATGGGTGAATTGGTTCGTGATCTTGGATTAGACGGTCAAAAACAAAAAGAAGGAACTCCTACGATGGGAGGTCTTATCATTATTTTGGCTACGATCATTCCGGTATTGCTATTTACCAGAATTACAAATGTTTACATCGTTCTTCTATTGGTTTCCATGCTTTGGATGGGCGCTATTGGTTTTGTGGACGATTATTTAAAGAAAATAAAGAAAAACAAAGATGGTTTAAGTGGTAAATTTAAAATTATCGGACAGGTTGGATTAGGGTTAATCATCGGAGTAACAATGTATTTCCACCCTGATATTACGGTTAAAAGAAAGTATGCAGATGCAAAAGTAGTGAACAGAAATAATGTAGAACAGAATTTTATGCCTACAGAAAAAATCACGGTTTCCACGGTTCCTTTTGCTAAAAATAACGAATTTGATTACAGCGGAATTTTATTCTGGATGAATGATAAAGATGCTCACGAATGGGCATGGATCGTTTTCATTCCGATTGTAATTTTCATCGTAACAGCCGTTTCAAATGGAGCAAATATTACGGATGGCATTGATGGTCTCGCCGCCGGAACAAGTGTTGTAATACTTCTTGTCTTGGCTTTATTTGCCTACGTTTCGGGAAATATCATTTTTGCAGATTATCTCAATATCATGTTCCTTCCGAATATGGGGGAAACCACCATTTTTGCCGTAGCAATGGTAGGTGCCGTTATCGGATTTTTCTGGTACAATACCTATCCGGCTCAGGTTTTTATGGGCGATACGGGAAGTCTCATGTTGGGAGGCGTCATTGCTGTTTTAGCAGTTATTTTAAGAAAAGAATTACTGATTCCTGTATTATGCGGAATCTTTTTAATAGAAAACTTATCTGTCATGTTACAGGTTGTGGTTTTCAAGTACAGAAAAAGAAAGTATGGGTTGGAATATGCCCAAAACAATAGATTATTCAGAATGTCACCATTACACCATCATTATCAGAAAGGCGGTTTCCACGAAAGTAAGATCGTAAACAGAATGATAATTATCGGGGTAATTCTGGCGATTGTTTGTCTGATAACACTGAAGATGAGATAA
- a CDS encoding four helix bundle protein has protein sequence MTKNFENFPVYIKSLDLIEKVYQFLQERSFEKEFEFNNQIKRASLSISNNIEEGSEYNNNRQFIRYLKIAKGSCAEVRSMMMVSKRLKLGNENKAEEIINLSREVSSNISNFIKYLSENIERPQSLNH, from the coding sequence ATGACAAAGAATTTTGAAAATTTTCCGGTGTATATCAAAAGTTTAGATTTGATTGAAAAGGTATATCAATTCCTTCAAGAGCGAAGTTTTGAAAAAGAGTTTGAATTTAATAACCAAATAAAAAGAGCGAGTTTATCAATATCAAATAATATTGAGGAAGGCTCAGAATATAATAATAACAGACAATTTATTAGATATTTAAAAATTGCAAAAGGCAGCTGTGCCGAAGTTAGAAGTATGATGATGGTAAGTAAAAGATTAAAGCTGGGGAATGAAAATAAAGCCGAGGAAATCATTAATTTATCACGAGAAGTATCTTCTAATATTTCAAATTTCATTAAATATTTGAGTGAAAATATTGAGAGACCACAGTCTTTAAATCATTAA